One genomic window of Leptospira paudalimensis includes the following:
- the cueR gene encoding Cu(I)-responsive transcriptional regulator — protein MNIGELSKSSGVSSKLIRHYESIGLIPETRRNDNGYRLYTDDDVHYVRFIKRSRELGFSLEDIKSLLGLWKNKSRSSRQVKQLAEKHLEDLNLKLKQIKDMADTLKHLVHNCHGDHRPDCPILKNLEMN, from the coding sequence GTGAATATTGGGGAACTTTCCAAATCATCTGGAGTCTCATCCAAACTCATTCGCCATTACGAAAGTATTGGACTTATCCCAGAGACAAGAAGGAATGATAATGGTTATCGACTGTACACAGATGATGACGTACACTATGTACGTTTTATCAAACGATCAAGAGAACTTGGATTTTCATTGGAAGACATTAAAAGTTTATTAGGTCTTTGGAAAAACAAATCCAGAAGTAGCAGACAAGTGAAACAACTTGCCGAAAAACACCTAGAAGATCTCAATTTAAAATTAAAACAAATCAAAGATATGGCAGATACATTAAAACATTTGGTCCACAATTGCCATGGTGACCATAGGCCCGACTGCCCTATCCTAAAAAATTTAGAAATGAATTAG
- a CDS encoding heavy-metal-associated domain-containing protein gives MVNYKIEGMTCNHCKMTVEKIFSANGKKATADVDYEIVSVNETLTEEELEKLRNRLSEDGYTLGNVK, from the coding sequence ATGGTTAATTATAAAATAGAAGGAATGACTTGTAATCACTGTAAGATGACTGTAGAAAAAATATTTTCTGCAAATGGAAAAAAAGCAACTGCTGATGTAGATTATGAAATTGTATCAGTGAATGAGACTCTAACAGAAGAGGAGTTGGAAAAACTCCGAAACCGTTTGAGTGAGGATGGTTATACCCTTGGAAACGTTAAATAA
- a CDS encoding heavy metal translocating P-type ATPase translates to METLNKTTEHTLDLFGMTCANCALRIEKGLSKLPGVTDVRVNFARESVFLRAEEQIPVDTLLKTVESLGYQATEHDPNKQSETEKKQKDHIRVLKIRFILSTLFSVPLFYGMVTHFQFLSFLPMPHILMDRWVQMIIATPVQFLIGFPFYQSAYRALRNGTANMDVLVVIGTTAAYGYSIFGKDLYFETSAVLITFILGGKWIEHMAKGKSSDGIKALLSLRPETATVKSNGVWTEVPNEYLKQGDLVLVKALERFPMDGIVAEGESFADESMLTGESMPVEKKLGDKILGGTVNGNGSLVVKAMKVGNDTTLSHIIKSVEESLGTKAPIQRIADQISGYFVPVVIALSVLDFFVWYLILAPGEITKAIETSIAILVIACPCALGLATPISLLVGTGRAAKRGVLFRSAEALESVSKINMIFFDKTGTLTEGKPKVTGVLASDVSEDQKSLVFGHVLAMEETSDHPLAKAILAFGKEKDYRSGDLGIVKTITSPGGGIQTEIAGYEYYAGKQSFVEEKGFLVPAGIKTGVEEWKNDGVSLVFVGIKGKIDGMIVFRIEDQIRESAKQAIDDLRSIGVEPVLLTGDNPIAANKVAKSVGITTVYSSLLPEEKAKIIKQLKDSNIHSAMVGDGINDAPALASAGVGIAMGTGSDIAISTADVVLVNGDIQRIVDLIKIGKDTVLNIRQNFGWALGYNLLGIPIAASGLLAPWVSGAAMAFSSVSVVFNALRMSRWK, encoded by the coding sequence TTGGAAACGTTAAATAAAACCACAGAACATACGTTAGACCTTTTTGGGATGACTTGTGCGAATTGTGCCCTTCGAATTGAGAAGGGCCTTTCCAAACTCCCAGGTGTAACGGATGTGAGAGTCAATTTTGCTCGTGAATCGGTTTTCCTTCGGGCAGAAGAACAAATACCAGTTGATACACTCTTAAAAACAGTGGAGTCTCTTGGTTACCAAGCAACAGAACATGATCCAAACAAACAATCAGAAACAGAAAAAAAACAGAAAGATCACATTCGAGTTTTAAAAATTCGATTCATCCTTTCTACACTTTTTTCAGTTCCTCTGTTTTATGGAATGGTGACACATTTCCAATTTTTATCATTTTTACCAATGCCCCATATTTTGATGGACCGATGGGTGCAGATGATCATCGCAACTCCTGTTCAATTTTTGATAGGGTTCCCTTTTTATCAATCTGCCTACCGTGCTCTTCGCAATGGAACAGCTAATATGGATGTACTTGTGGTGATTGGAACAACGGCGGCGTATGGGTATAGTATCTTTGGTAAAGATTTATATTTTGAGACATCAGCTGTCCTCATCACATTTATATTAGGTGGTAAGTGGATTGAACATATGGCTAAAGGAAAAAGTAGTGATGGGATAAAAGCACTACTTTCACTTCGCCCAGAAACTGCTACAGTGAAATCGAATGGAGTTTGGACAGAAGTTCCCAATGAATACCTAAAACAAGGCGACTTGGTTCTTGTGAAAGCTCTGGAACGATTTCCAATGGATGGAATTGTTGCAGAAGGAGAAAGTTTTGCCGATGAATCCATGTTAACTGGTGAGAGTATGCCAGTGGAGAAAAAACTAGGAGATAAAATCCTCGGTGGAACAGTGAATGGGAATGGGTCACTGGTTGTGAAAGCCATGAAGGTAGGAAATGATACCACTTTATCCCATATCATCAAATCGGTAGAGGAATCTCTTGGAACCAAAGCTCCCATCCAAAGGATTGCCGACCAAATATCAGGTTATTTTGTACCAGTAGTCATTGCCCTTAGTGTCCTAGACTTTTTTGTTTGGTACTTGATTCTGGCACCTGGTGAGATTACAAAGGCGATTGAAACAAGTATCGCCATCCTTGTTATTGCATGTCCTTGTGCACTTGGGCTTGCAACTCCAATCTCACTCCTTGTTGGAACAGGAAGAGCCGCCAAACGCGGGGTACTCTTTCGTAGTGCAGAGGCGTTGGAATCAGTTTCAAAGATCAATATGATCTTCTTTGATAAAACGGGAACTCTCACGGAAGGAAAACCTAAGGTAACAGGTGTTCTCGCATCTGACGTTTCGGAAGATCAAAAATCTTTAGTCTTTGGACATGTGCTTGCTATGGAAGAAACTTCCGATCACCCTTTGGCAAAAGCCATTTTGGCCTTTGGAAAAGAGAAGGACTATCGATCTGGTGATCTTGGGATCGTAAAAACGATCACTTCTCCTGGTGGGGGAATCCAAACCGAAATTGCAGGTTACGAATATTATGCCGGCAAACAATCGTTTGTGGAAGAGAAGGGGTTTTTGGTTCCAGCTGGTATCAAAACTGGTGTCGAAGAGTGGAAGAATGATGGTGTGAGTTTGGTGTTCGTTGGAATCAAAGGGAAAATCGATGGTATGATCGTTTTTCGCATCGAAGACCAAATCCGTGAATCCGCAAAACAAGCGATTGACGACTTACGTTCCATTGGAGTAGAACCCGTCCTTCTAACGGGAGACAATCCAATAGCAGCAAACAAAGTCGCGAAATCAGTTGGGATCACTACTGTGTATTCCAGTTTGTTACCCGAAGAAAAAGCAAAAATCATCAAACAACTGAAGGATTCCAATATCCATAGTGCAATGGTGGGAGATGGGATCAATGATGCTCCTGCACTTGCTTCTGCTGGTGTCGGTATTGCGATGGGAACAGGATCAGACATTGCCATCAGTACGGCGGATGTTGTACTTGTGAATGGTGATATCCAAAGGATTGTGGACTTGATCAAAATCGGTAAGGATACAGTATTGAATATCCGCCAAAATTTTGGATGGGCGCTTGGATACAATTTACTTGGAATTCCGATTGCTGCTTCTGGTTTACTTGCTCCATGGGTAAGTGGTGCTGCCATGGCGTTTAGTTCTGTGTCCGTTGTCTTCAATGCGCTTCGTATGAGTCGATGGAAATAG
- a CDS encoding helix-turn-helix domain-containing protein encodes MDIQFIKPPSEWETFVKEFWVWREVKSIELPWIIPSYECEMVFHLGEPPMVETESGETFLLPKSHLVGPQTRRWRVLSPSHLNLVSIRFYVASLYALFSKQGLPLKNQFPEIPFNKHLDKVFQGAKIEETDLIQSLSEYLKNFPGKQTDVPTYIRFALMELTNPKTSINSLTKKLSISRKQLERKFQEVVGLNPSEYRSVHRVLSLVRNPEHYQTNNPNLRLTDIAQNFEYADQSHFNHDFKRNSGTIPKDWFAEFEKMSHFYKQSNEDK; translated from the coding sequence GTGGACATTCAATTTATAAAACCTCCTTCTGAATGGGAAACTTTTGTGAAAGAGTTTTGGGTTTGGAGGGAAGTAAAATCAATCGAATTACCTTGGATCATACCGTCTTACGAATGTGAGATGGTTTTTCATTTGGGAGAACCGCCGATGGTAGAAACAGAATCGGGTGAAACCTTTTTATTGCCTAAATCCCATCTGGTTGGCCCACAAACAAGAAGGTGGCGTGTTCTCTCACCTTCCCACTTAAACTTAGTCTCCATCCGTTTTTATGTGGCATCTCTCTATGCTCTCTTTTCCAAACAAGGTCTACCGTTAAAAAATCAATTTCCTGAAATACCATTTAACAAGCATTTGGATAAGGTTTTCCAAGGAGCAAAAATTGAGGAAACAGATCTCATCCAATCATTGTCGGAGTACTTAAAGAATTTTCCTGGGAAACAAACAGATGTTCCGACTTATATTCGATTTGCACTGATGGAATTAACCAATCCTAAAACCAGTATCAATTCGCTTACAAAAAAATTAAGCATCTCAAGAAAACAATTGGAACGAAAATTCCAGGAAGTGGTGGGACTCAATCCATCCGAATACCGTTCTGTCCATCGCGTTTTATCTCTTGTAAGGAATCCCGAACATTACCAAACAAACAATCCAAATCTTCGTCTAACCGATATAGCACAGAATTTTGAATATGCAGACCAGTCTCATTTTAATCATGATTTTAAACGGAATTCGGGAACGATCCCAAAAGATTGGTTTGCAGAATTTGAAAAAATGTCTCATTTTTACAAGCAATCAAACGAGGATAAGTGA
- a CDS encoding ankyrin repeat domain-containing protein: MIQNIIDFALKSKSNIRLRSLCSAITRGDRDSFDLLLSDAELKKICLTESALLLGLAVVEVSDLYFLKRLLAIGLNPDEPDNMGLYPIHKATETGNIEAVEVLLYAGANPNAADPSGVTALHIANSFDGLGELSDLLIRMGANIYQRDKLGKRYLM, encoded by the coding sequence ATGATCCAAAACATAATCGATTTCGCATTGAAATCCAAATCCAATATTCGGCTTCGCAGTTTGTGTTCTGCTATCACCAGGGGTGACAGAGATAGTTTTGATTTGTTGTTATCCGATGCAGAATTAAAAAAAATTTGTTTAACTGAGTCTGCTTTACTACTGGGGCTTGCAGTGGTCGAAGTATCTGATCTTTATTTTCTAAAACGATTACTCGCCATTGGTCTGAATCCCGACGAACCAGATAACATGGGTTTGTATCCAATTCATAAAGCCACAGAAACAGGGAATATCGAAGCAGTGGAAGTATTATTGTATGCAGGTGCAAATCCCAATGCCGCAGATCCGAGTGGTGTCACTGCCTTACACATTGCCAATAGTTTTGATGGACTAGGCGAATTGTCTGACTTACTCATTCGGATGGGTGCCAATATTTACCAAAGAGACAAACTCGGAAAACGTTATCTGATGTAA
- the purT gene encoding formate-dependent phosphoribosylglycinamide formyltransferase: MIGTPFTQQATKLLLLGSGELGKEVAIEANRLGVHVIAVDRYPNAPAMLVAQESRVINMLDPKELEATIRELKPNYVVPEIEAIHTETLVRLESEGFKIIPSAKAVNLTMNREGIRNFVAKELGLKTSAYLFADTEDDFSKAIHTIGYPCVVKPIMSSSGKGQSLVKTESDIQKAWEYGQTGGRTGKGKMIIEEFIPFDFEITLLTIRHIGGTSFLPPIGHRQVNGDYVESWMPQPMSNLALESAKQIAEKVTTGLGGFGIFGVELFVQGDEVYFSEVSPRPHDTGLVTLISQNISEFSLHARALLGLPIPELIFQTPAASSAILLEGDTKSPEYVGLKEALSIPGVDIRIFGKPEVVGKRRMGVSLALGKTIEEAKEKANRARDFIQLKTT, translated from the coding sequence ATGATAGGAACACCATTTACGCAACAGGCAACAAAACTCCTCCTTCTTGGTTCAGGAGAATTAGGAAAGGAGGTAGCAATAGAAGCCAATCGATTGGGTGTCCATGTCATTGCTGTGGATCGTTATCCAAATGCACCTGCTATGCTTGTGGCACAAGAGTCTCGTGTCATCAATATGCTCGATCCAAAAGAGTTAGAAGCAACCATACGCGAGTTAAAGCCAAATTATGTTGTGCCTGAAATTGAAGCCATCCATACAGAAACTTTAGTCCGTTTAGAATCCGAGGGATTCAAAATCATTCCCAGTGCCAAAGCCGTGAACCTCACTATGAACCGTGAGGGAATTCGAAATTTTGTAGCAAAAGAATTAGGTTTAAAAACATCTGCTTATCTATTTGCAGATACAGAAGATGATTTTTCAAAAGCCATCCATACGATTGGATACCCTTGTGTGGTAAAACCCATCATGAGTTCTTCTGGAAAAGGACAGAGTTTGGTCAAAACAGAATCTGACATCCAGAAAGCTTGGGAATACGGCCAAACAGGAGGGCGCACTGGCAAAGGGAAGATGATCATTGAAGAGTTCATTCCTTTTGATTTTGAAATTACTTTACTCACAATCCGTCACATTGGTGGTACAAGTTTTTTACCACCAATAGGGCATAGACAAGTTAATGGAGATTATGTGGAGTCTTGGATGCCCCAGCCAATGTCAAACTTAGCATTAGAATCTGCAAAACAAATTGCTGAAAAAGTCACAACAGGGCTTGGTGGTTTTGGAATCTTTGGTGTAGAACTTTTTGTCCAAGGGGACGAAGTGTACTTTAGTGAAGTATCTCCAAGACCACATGACACAGGACTTGTCACCCTGATCTCTCAAAATATTTCTGAATTTTCATTGCACGCGAGAGCACTACTTGGCCTACCAATCCCTGAACTCATATTCCAAACACCAGCCGCTAGTTCTGCGATCTTACTCGAAGGAGATACCAAGTCACCTGAATACGTGGGACTAAAGGAAGCTTTGTCGATTCCAGGAGTTGACATTCGTATTTTTGGAAAACCAGAAGTGGTTGGAAAACGCCGAATGGGAGTTAGCTTAGCACTTGGCAAAACCATTGAGGAAGCAAAAGAAAAAGCAAATCGTGCAAGGGACTTCATCCAATTAAAAACTACCTAA
- a CDS encoding adhesin OmpL37 family surface protein: MRTYLLYLLGGLCLLGVDSSYSNGNLQVAFGAEENYLLVRSLDSSVIHLGDAEDKIEYRNIIDEYLRFKSLHIQGNYGEAYLAVRSTQYKLIQLYDKILTKNITLVRSELELLGRKARDKEKTQTKAFLRLALRDVSEAEQKLVMARNIRPYLYLLKLREMLFALKILKHSGKFVIFLNLLHDGQYMDSIEFYDFETIESELIRGFGPSSKYLAIHYDNAFLPFREESIYEDKMTNFKTQTINQNETLK; this comes from the coding sequence GTGCGAACTTATCTTTTGTATTTACTAGGAGGCCTTTGTTTGTTAGGAGTGGACTCGTCCTACTCGAATGGAAACTTACAAGTGGCCTTTGGTGCAGAAGAAAACTACCTCCTCGTTCGTTCCCTCGATTCCAGTGTCATCCATTTAGGAGACGCGGAAGATAAAATAGAATACCGAAACATCATCGATGAATACCTACGCTTCAAAAGCCTTCATATCCAAGGAAATTATGGAGAAGCTTACCTTGCTGTTCGTTCAACACAATACAAACTCATCCAACTTTATGATAAAATCCTTACAAAAAACATAACACTTGTTCGAAGTGAACTTGAGTTACTTGGCAGAAAAGCAAGAGACAAAGAAAAAACACAAACCAAGGCTTTTTTACGTTTGGCGTTACGTGATGTCAGTGAAGCGGAACAAAAATTGGTGATGGCAAGGAACATACGTCCCTATTTGTATCTTTTGAAACTGAGAGAAATGTTGTTTGCTCTCAAGATTTTAAAACATTCTGGCAAGTTTGTTATTTTTTTAAACTTACTCCATGATGGACAGTACATGGATTCAATCGAGTTTTATGATTTTGAAACCATTGAATCAGAACTCATTCGTGGTTTTGGTCCGAGTTCCAAATACCTCGCCATCCATTACGACAATGCCTTTCTCCCCTTCCGAGAAGAAAGTATCTATGAAGACAAAATGACAAATTTCAAAACCCAAACCATCAACCAAAACGAAACACTGAAATAA
- a CDS encoding ABC-F family ATP-binding cassette domain-containing protein — protein MIKISGLNKQFNGNVLFDDLQFSVNRGERVGLVGRNGHGKSTLVQIIQGKTEPDSGNITIPKGYRIGHLEQHLVFTKPTVLEECALGLPEGDEYETWKVERILFGLGFSEKDMERSPEEFSGGYQIRMNLAKLLVSAPDMLILDEPNNYLDIVTIRWLEEFLKEWEGEIILITHDRSFMDSVVTHTVAIHRTKAIKVQGDTEKLYTQINQAEEIYEKTRLNEAKKRKQEEMFIAKFKAKASFASRTQSRVKKLEKQGEMKALDTIEDMELYFNSAPFSANQMLSVEDVSFSYDGKSPFLFENFSISVGPEDRICIIGKNGKGKSTLLKLIAGELTPVTGSVKKHPILKEGYFGQTNKLNMNESNTVVQEIMSADPNCSEGKARNIAGGLMFSEDLALKRIKVLSGGEKSRVLLGKILVTPCHLLYLDEPTNHLDMQSCDSLIEAIDNFDGSVIMVTHNEMHLRAVATKLIVFDDDRVFVYDGGYDDFLSDIGWKDETV, from the coding sequence ATGATCAAAATATCTGGCTTAAACAAACAATTCAATGGTAACGTTTTATTTGATGATTTACAATTCAGTGTGAATCGGGGGGAAAGGGTTGGACTTGTCGGTCGGAATGGACATGGAAAATCAACCCTTGTCCAAATCATCCAAGGAAAAACCGAACCTGATTCGGGAAACATCACAATTCCCAAAGGATACCGAATCGGCCACTTGGAACAACATTTGGTCTTCACCAAACCAACCGTACTCGAAGAATGTGCACTGGGTCTACCGGAAGGGGATGAGTACGAAACATGGAAGGTAGAACGCATTTTATTCGGACTTGGCTTCTCCGAAAAAGACATGGAACGTAGCCCCGAAGAGTTTTCCGGTGGGTACCAAATCCGAATGAACTTGGCAAAACTTTTAGTGTCTGCACCCGATATGCTCATCTTGGATGAACCTAACAACTATTTGGACATTGTCACCATACGTTGGTTAGAGGAATTCCTTAAGGAATGGGAAGGAGAGATCATTCTCATCACACACGATCGAAGTTTTATGGACAGTGTTGTGACTCATACAGTCGCCATCCACCGTACAAAGGCAATCAAAGTGCAAGGTGATACTGAAAAGTTGTACACTCAAATCAACCAAGCCGAAGAAATTTATGAAAAAACTCGATTGAATGAAGCCAAAAAACGCAAACAAGAAGAGATGTTTATCGCTAAGTTCAAAGCAAAAGCAAGTTTTGCAAGTCGCACACAATCTCGTGTCAAAAAATTAGAAAAACAAGGTGAGATGAAGGCACTTGATACCATTGAAGATATGGAATTGTATTTTAATAGTGCGCCTTTTTCCGCCAACCAAATGTTAAGCGTAGAAGATGTTTCATTTTCTTATGATGGAAAATCTCCTTTTTTGTTTGAAAATTTTTCCATCAGTGTTGGGCCAGAAGATCGAATTTGTATCATCGGAAAAAACGGAAAAGGAAAATCAACCCTTCTCAAATTGATAGCGGGTGAACTCACTCCTGTGACAGGTAGTGTGAAAAAACACCCTATCTTAAAAGAAGGATACTTTGGGCAAACAAACAAACTGAACATGAACGAAAGTAATACGGTTGTCCAAGAAATTATGAGTGCTGATCCCAACTGTTCGGAAGGGAAAGCTCGTAATATTGCTGGTGGTTTGATGTTCTCGGAAGACCTTGCCTTAAAAAGAATCAAAGTGCTTTCAGGGGGAGAAAAGAGCCGAGTGTTACTTGGAAAAATCCTTGTGACTCCTTGCCACTTACTCTACTTAGATGAGCCCACAAACCACTTGGACATGCAATCTTGTGACTCGCTCATTGAGGCGATTGATAACTTTGATGGATCTGTGATCATGGTTACCCACAACGAAATGCACTTGCGCGCTGTGGCCACAAAACTCATTGTATTCGATGATGACCGAGTTTTTGTCTATGATGGTGGTTATGACGACTTCCTCAGTGACATTGGCTGGAAGGATGAAACCGTTTGA
- a CDS encoding ABC transporter ATP-binding protein: MKPILTVKQVSKSYDNGFQALKSVNWEVGEGEIHALLGPNGAGKTTLINLICGIVSPSSGEVKVSGYDIIQDFKETRSLIGLVPQELSVHAFETVWASVSFTRGLYGKPANPKYIEEVLKSLSLWDKKDQRIMTLSGGMKRRVLIAKALSHEPKILFLDEPSAGVDVELRKDMWKIVESLRKNGVTIILTTHYIEEAELIADRISVIRKGEIFLTENKDKLMKQLGTKQLRIELKKSIKSIPKSLSKYKLELSDNNTTFVFTYDRSDDSSVMTKLLDDLKKEKIQFSDLSTKQSSLEEIFVQLLQEPV; the protein is encoded by the coding sequence TTGAAACCAATCCTAACTGTAAAACAAGTTTCCAAGTCCTATGACAATGGTTTCCAAGCACTCAAATCAGTGAATTGGGAAGTGGGTGAGGGAGAGATCCATGCCCTACTTGGACCCAATGGTGCTGGGAAAACCACTTTAATCAATTTGATCTGTGGGATCGTATCACCTAGTTCCGGTGAGGTGAAAGTCTCTGGATACGATATCATCCAAGATTTCAAAGAAACAAGGTCTCTCATTGGACTTGTCCCACAAGAACTCAGTGTCCATGCTTTTGAAACCGTTTGGGCGAGTGTGAGTTTTACTCGTGGTTTGTATGGAAAACCAGCAAATCCTAAATACATCGAAGAAGTATTAAAATCCCTTTCTCTTTGGGACAAAAAAGACCAAAGGATCATGACTTTATCTGGTGGGATGAAACGAAGGGTTTTAATCGCCAAAGCATTGTCACACGAACCAAAAATTTTGTTTTTGGATGAACCAAGTGCTGGTGTGGATGTGGAACTCCGTAAGGATATGTGGAAGATTGTAGAATCCCTTCGTAAAAATGGTGTCACCATCATCCTCACAACCCATTATATCGAAGAAGCAGAGTTAATTGCCGACCGTATCTCTGTGATCCGTAAGGGAGAAATTTTCCTCACCGAAAACAAAGACAAACTCATGAAACAATTGGGAACCAAACAATTGCGGATTGAATTGAAAAAATCAATCAAATCGATTCCAAAGTCGTTATCAAAGTACAAACTAGAACTTTCAGATAACAATACCACCTTTGTATTCACGTATGATCGTTCGGATGATAGTAGTGTGATGACCAAACTTTTGGATGATCTCAAAAAAGAAAAAATCCAATTCAGTGATTTGAGTACAAAACAAAGTAGCTTAGAAGAAATTTTTGTTCAGTTATTACAGGAGCCCGTATGA
- a CDS encoding ABC transporter permease, translated as MNFHAIQAIYQFEMARTFRTLLQSIASPVLSTSLYFIVFGSAIGSRIQEIDGIHYGSFIVPGLVMLSLLTESISNASFGIYFPKFNGTIYEILSAPVTMWEVVIGYVGAAATKSLMLGILMLITASFFVPIRIDHPFLMVFFLLLTCISFSLFGFVIGIWADSFEKLQMIPMLVITPLVFLGGSFYSIQMLPSFWQKISMFNPVLYLVSGFRYSFFERADVALSVSIGMILVFLSVCLTVTWLIFRTGYKIKN; from the coding sequence ATGAATTTCCATGCAATCCAAGCGATTTATCAATTTGAAATGGCTCGTACATTTCGTACGTTATTACAAAGTATAGCCTCTCCTGTTTTATCTACATCTTTGTACTTCATTGTATTTGGATCTGCGATTGGGTCTCGGATCCAAGAGATTGATGGAATCCATTATGGAAGTTTTATTGTACCAGGCCTTGTGATGTTATCACTCCTCACAGAAAGTATTTCCAATGCATCCTTTGGGATTTATTTTCCCAAGTTCAATGGAACCATTTATGAAATCCTTTCGGCACCTGTGACCATGTGGGAAGTGGTGATTGGGTATGTGGGAGCTGCGGCCACTAAATCACTGATGCTCGGGATTCTTATGCTCATCACTGCTTCTTTTTTTGTTCCCATTCGCATTGACCATCCATTTCTGATGGTATTTTTTCTCCTACTAACATGCATTAGTTTTAGTTTGTTTGGGTTTGTGATTGGGATTTGGGCTGACAGTTTTGAAAAACTACAAATGATTCCGATGCTTGTTATCACTCCTCTTGTGTTTCTCGGTGGGAGTTTTTATTCCATCCAAATGTTACCCAGTTTTTGGCAAAAAATCAGTATGTTTAACCCAGTATTGTATTTGGTGAGTGGGTTTCGTTATAGTTTTTTTGAACGAGCGGATGTTGCTTTGTCAGTGAGTATTGGGATGATCCTTGTGTTCCTTTCGGTTTGTTTGACTGTCACATGGCTTATCTTTCGTACTGGGTACAAAATCAAAAATTAA
- a CDS encoding SCO family protein, whose amino-acid sequence MNETKPSLNLIKPNFFFQKSILRTISIFLFCLVSLFVLGNCKENQSSPETDSLPYFFGKDFDPIWTKVPNETSGLHQIPEGFKLINHLGNQILLREHSPKISLVVFFYATCRGICPMITKNIIQIEPQLAEFNDLEIHSISINPKEDTPAVLSKYRTLYKIQNPNWNFYTGELLDIESFAKTTCGAEVEGFSVEKNKYEFVHTENIFLFDGNKYLRGIYRAKGTGDIQRLVADLRILTK is encoded by the coding sequence ATGAATGAAACAAAACCAAGTCTGAATCTGATAAAACCAAATTTCTTTTTTCAGAAATCGATTCTTAGAACCATTTCCATCTTTCTTTTCTGTTTGGTAAGTTTGTTTGTTTTGGGAAATTGTAAGGAAAACCAGTCTTCTCCCGAAACGGATTCTTTGCCTTATTTTTTTGGAAAAGACTTTGATCCCATTTGGACAAAAGTTCCAAACGAAACCTCTGGTTTACACCAAATCCCCGAAGGATTCAAACTCATAAATCATTTGGGAAACCAAATCCTACTCAGAGAACATTCCCCTAAAATCAGTTTGGTTGTTTTCTTTTATGCAACCTGTCGTGGGATTTGTCCGATGATCACAAAAAATATCATCCAAATTGAACCACAGTTAGCCGAATTCAATGACTTAGAAATTCATTCCATCTCCATCAATCCAAAGGAAGACACACCCGCAGTTCTTTCCAAGTACCGCACTCTCTACAAAATCCAAAACCCAAACTGGAATTTTTATACAGGGGAACTTTTGGACATTGAATCGTTTGCCAAAACCACATGTGGGGCGGAAGTCGAAGGATTTTCTGTGGAAAAAAACAAATACGAATTTGTTCATACCGAAAATATTTTTTTATTTGATGGAAACAAATACCTTCGGGGGATTTACCGCGCCAAAGGTACGGGCGATATACAGAGGTTAGTCGCAGACCTTAGGATCCTCACCAAATAA
- a CDS encoding toxin-antitoxin system YwqK family antitoxin: MEHQERFPTNRILLFPLRFVFVSLLFFLCLSCGKETVKQGDKDLSEDQNHFLLYKGKPFNGFYVAENTVLAETYETEFYKGVPHGSYTVKSFSGVLLESRHIRYGQKHGTQTLYFPSGQIRQSSEYEMGVPVGEHFEYFDNGQLATYQTFFPSGKPKVVKKWNKRGQIYLNQVFLESGESFGRPGSKLCDPIPEETVNQTGINSPNTTTKL, from the coding sequence ATGGAACACCAGGAACGGTTTCCAACTAACAGGATCTTGTTGTTCCCACTTCGATTTGTCTTTGTTTCTCTTTTGTTTTTCCTTTGTTTGTCTTGTGGCAAAGAAACGGTCAAACAAGGGGACAAAGACCTTTCGGAAGACCAAAACCATTTTCTATTGTACAAGGGAAAACCATTCAATGGGTTTTACGTGGCCGAAAATACCGTCCTTGCCGAAACCTATGAAACCGAATTTTACAAAGGTGTACCTCACGGAAGTTATACGGTAAAATCCTTTTCGGGTGTCTTACTCGAATCTCGGCACATTCGGTACGGGCAAAAACATGGAACCCAAACCTTGTATTTCCCATCGGGCCAAATCCGCCAATCTTCAGAATATGAAATGGGAGTCCCTGTCGGCGAACATTTTGAATACTTTGACAATGGACAATTGGCAACCTACCAAACCTTCTTCCCTTCTGGGAAACCCAAGGTGGTGAAAAAATGGAACAAACGGGGACAAATTTATTTGAACCAAGTGTTTTTGGAATCGGGAGAAAGTTTTGGCCGTCCAGGGAGTAAACTCTGTGATCCCATCCCAGAAGAGACAGTGAACCAAACGGGCATTAACTCTCCTAACACCACCACCAAACTTTGA